Within Mongoliitalea daihaiensis, the genomic segment TTCTCGCGTACACAAAAGCTGAATCTATGTAAGCCGGTCCCATGATTTTATACCAAGGAGAGTCTTCTCGATAGATAATCTGACCATTAGGATCCCAGTCAAACATCGCCTCATTCACGACATCCCATGCATATACATCCCCTTTGTATCGAGATACGACAGCAGTGATATGTTCTTCTAACTGCTTCATTGCAACTTCTGGAGTGTGCAAATCTCCATTTTCATCATAAAAAAACCAATCAGGCGTCTGCGAATGCCAAGTCAAGGTGTGGCCTCGCACCATCATATTATTCTCCTTAGCAAACTGAACAATTCTATCCGCATTGGTCCAAGTATAGGTTCCTTTGACTCGTTGCAAGGCATCCGGCTTCATTACATTTTCAGCAACTAAACTATTAAAGTGCTCAATCAAGGCTCGCCCATGTGGTGTGCGAGAGTCCATATGATTGGGGGTAACGGCCGCTCCAATCGGGAAATGATCCTTAAACAGTTCTTTTAATGGAATGTATTCTCCCTCACCTAAGCCATCTTGAAGAGGAGTTGGCTCTTCTGTAGGAGTACATCCAAACACTGACAATACCCCGATTGCCAGTGCTAAAAGTGATACATGGTAATTTTTCATGTTGTGGTTAAAATTTAAATGGCACTTTTTTTAATTTTTGAAATTTAACACCTTAGTCGTTTTTGACTTTTACTTGGTAAATCTCCAATAATCGAAATTCAGGATATTACTCGGTGCTTTGCCTTTGAATACAAAATACAAATCATGTACTCCACTCATATTTGCAACATCCCCACTCACGATCGTCCATCGATCGTCCCCTCCAGTCAATGGGACAGACACCTCTGCTACCAATTGACCATCTTTACTTCCTACTCTAACTTCCATCCGTACGCCACCATTATGTGTCGTTCCTACCCTCGCATAAAACTTGCTAGGTCCTTGATCACGAAAATCAACACCTACTACTTTAATGTAAGATTTATTTGTAGTTGCTATCACAAAATTCCCGACCACAGCATTACTTTTGGCTTTGACACCCTCTGACCAAGCAATTGTCTCAGCTTCATTTTTCATATAAGGATTGATTGAACCAAGACTCTTGGTAATACCGGCTGTCATTTTCATGGGCTTAATAGTTCCGTCAGTATTAAACTCTACTTCTTCCACTGCCACGGACCGGGTAAAGCCACCACCACCAGGCAATGCGCCATTGTGATAAAACAAATAGGTCTTTCCTTTGAAATCTATGATCCCAGGATGATTGGTAAAGCTTCTGCCCTCAGCAGGCATCAATACTCCCCGATAAGTCCAAGGACCTAAAGGACTAGGGCCAGTTGAGTAGCCAATATGTTCTGGAAGCTCCCCACCAGCAAACAGCAGGTAATACAAATCGTGTCTTTTGTACATCCAAGGACCTTCTTCATAGGTAGTTGGCCTTTGGGAGTCTTCTGCCTTCCTTTTCCCGAAAGCCTCAATCGTATTGGGAAATTGTCCGATTTCTCCATCAATAGAGATCATATCCTCGTTTAGCTTCGCATAGTGGCAAACCGGATTACCCCAATAAATATATGCCTGCCCATCATGATCAATAAATACCGCAGGATCAATATCCGCACTGCTATTACTGATCAATGGCTTACCTATCGGATCAATAAAGGGCCCATAAGGACTATCCGATACCGCTACACCAATCCCATTCCTATTATTCAAATCTGTAACAGGCACATACAAGTAAAACTTCCCATTTCTCTCGATAGCATGCGGAGCCCAAGCATTGATTTTTCCCCACTCAAAGTCCTTATATGAGAGTACCGAACCATGGTCCGTCCAATTAACCATGTCCTCGGTTGTGTAAAGTTTCCAATCATTCATGGTAAACCAGGTAGACTCTGGCTCATCATGGGAAGTGTATAGATACACCTTATTATTATACACCAATGGGGCCGGATCTGCAGTATAAGATGTCTGGATAATGGGATTTTGTGCCCAAACACTACTACTCAGCAAAAAGCTATAAATCAAAGCCGTGATATATTTTCTAACCCTTTTCATTTACTTATCATTTTTGGTTGGTCAAAACAAAGCCTCCATTCGATTGAATAGTGACTGTAAATTCTCCATTTTTCCCAATCTCTACTGTCTGCAAGGTTGGATGCTTGGCTTTATCATCGTTGTAAAGGAGAACTTTTTTCCCCTGAATCATCGGCAGCTGTAACTTCACTGTTTGAGGTGTTTTCTCCGCATTGACCCCAGCAATGTACCAGTGCTCTCCCAATCGTCTAGCTATCACACTAAATTTACCTGGGTATCCTGCTATGTATCGGGTTTCATCCCAAGTAGTAGGCAGCTTTTTCAAAAAGTCCAACACAAATGGTTCCACATCCTCCAAATTATTAGGGGTCAAACCAAACATTTGAACAGGGTTTTGAAAGAGCACTCCTGTTGCTAACTGGAAAATATCGGTCGTTAAGCGCTCTTGTCCTCGACGGTTACCTTTGTTGAGAAACTTATTGAGCAACACTCCACCGTACTCCATACTAGCGACGGAATTTCGAATAAATGGATGAAGCGTGGCATAAAACGCCTCTTTCTCCCGAGTATCTTGAACAAAAATCAACATTTCGGAAGCTATGACTGCTTCGCTCCCAACAAAGTTCGGGTACATGCGCTCCCAACCTCTTGGCAATGTCGCACCGTGGAAAATAATCATCAATTCATGCTCATTTGCTTCTACTAAGATGTCTTCATACAAGCGCATGGTTTCTTGCTTATCTCCTCCAAAAAAGTCTACTTTCAATCCTTTCACACCTGCTTCTTTTAGCCATTTCATCTCATTTTTTCTGGCGAATGAGGTATTCATTTTATGCAGGGGAGTTTGAAAAGCATCATTTACCGTACCATTAGAATTATACCAAAGAAATACATCTACACCTTTACTGTTGGCATAGCGAATCAACTCCTCCATTCGATCATAGCCGATTCTTTCATCCCACCATGCATCTATCAAGATGTATTCAAAACCCATGGCAGCGGCCAAATCAATGTAAGCTACTTGATCTTCGTAGTTCATGCTATTGTCCTGCCATACAATCCAACTCCAAGTACCTTTTCCAAACTTGTAGTTAGTAGATGGCTTATACAAAGGTTCTACCACATCATAAGGAATGGTAGTTTCAACGATTGGTGTCAGAGAATTCCCTAATGTAATTGTTCTCCAAGGTGTATGGCTTGGAAGGCCCAATTGCGCCCCCGAACTACCAAAACCATTATTTTGCTCTAGTTGAGGATAAGCTACTGTATAAACACCTTCCTGAATAGCACTCAAATGTGAAGCCGTAAAGTTGCTGCCTACCCCTGTCTCAGACAAAAGAACCCAGCCATCATTACCGATTTTGAACAAGCTGGGAAAAACATATCCCAAACGGGCATTGGTGTTTGCTATCGGTTCATCAGCTACATATCCACTTTCGTAGCTTGGAGCAGTTCGTGCAAACCCTGTCATTGGGCGCATCATGTTGGACAAAAATGCTGTGGTAGCTGATGGAAACTTATATCCAGTAAGTTCTCTTTCCACTACTATCCCCTTGGTTTCTCCCCACATGGGTAGCTCATATCGAAAGGCTATATCATTGTCACTCACTTGAAAATGAACCGAAATCTCTTGATCAGCACTGTTTTTTACAGTGTATGTTAGGATATTTGCGTGATACTGAATAAAGGATTGCTTGATTCTATCTTGAGTATAAGATTTCTTTTCTTCACCAGTTAAGGATTTAACAAATGACAATTCTTGGGTAAACGACCCTGCATTTGTTTCCAGTCCCAAAGGAGATTTTTCCAACATGGACTTCTGTTCATAGGTTACTGAATAGAATAACTTACCCCCTTCAAGAAAAATAGAAACACCTACTTGACCATTGGGACTTTCCATCTTGGCATTTTCTTGCGCATAGGAAAGATATGGTCCAAGGAAATACAGTAACACTAGAAAGGCTCCTAGTTGCCTATTGATCCCCAGTGAAATTGTCCTAAAAACCCTATTTACAAAAAGACTATTGAACTGCATGGACTCCCTCCTTTGTCTGTATGACTTTTTGAATAGTTCCATCCTCGTTATAGTACATGTAGTCAATACAAATTGACCTTCTATAACTTCCCCCGGTAGGTAATGCCCCATTATGGTAAAAGAAATAATCCTTACCCTTGTAGGAAATCACTCCAGGATGAACTGTAAAGCTATTCGGTACGCTTTCCATGATCATTCCCTTATGTTCCCAAGGCCCTTCTGGACTTGAGGAAATCGCATAATCTATTTGTTCTGCTTTATCTCCTTTGCTTGCATATAATAAGTAGTACAAATCATTGCGCTTATAAACCCAAGGGCCTTCGATGAAATTTTCAGGATTAAGGATATTGATTGGCCCATCCATTTCAATCATATTATTCTTCAACTTTGCCCATTTAAGACTTCCATTACCCCAATAGATGTAAGCTTGTCCGTCATCATCGATAAATACAGCAGGATCAATATCATCCCAACCATGTTCATTATCCTTGGTCATTTCATTGACCACCAATGCTTTTCCAATGGCATCTACAAATGGACCTGTTGGACTATCCGCTACTGCTACACCAATCGCTGCTCCTCCTTGACTATTTTCGTCTTGTTTGTGAAATGTGGACACATAGAAGTAAAACTTTCCATCTCGCTCAGTACAGTGGGCGGCATAGGCATCTCCGGTAGCCCAAGAAAAGGTTTGGGGTGACACAGGAGCACCCCTATATTCCCAGGTCACCATATCTGTTGATGAAAATACCAACCAATCCTTCATTTCATAATTGGTCGAGGTAACGGATGCTGTATCATGACTGGTGTACAAATACACTACACCATTATATACAATCGGAGCTGGATCGGCTGTAAAAAAGTCCTCGATGATAGGATTCTGCGAAAAGCTTGTATGAAAATATAGACTGAACGCTATTATTAAAATAAATTTGAAGGCTATTTTCATGTGGTTTAGGTTTGAGAGTTGGAGTTAACTTTCCCAAAGTTTAAAACTTTGGGAAAGTTTGAGATTAGCTAATCTTTCATTTTTTGGGTTTAAAGATTAGACAGTTAGAATCTTAGTTAAATTTCACTTGATACCTTTTGACTACTCCCCGATAATCACAAGAAACAACAGCTACCCCATCCTTATCTTTGGCTTGCTCAATTGAAATTTTTACACCTGGATGATCTGATTTCGCGGTTACTTTAGGACTAGTTGCACCTTCTTCAAGACTAGCTTTTACTTCGTAAAGGTCATACCCTACTATACCATTTTCATTCGTAGATCTTACAGG encodes:
- a CDS encoding endo-1,4-beta-xylanase — its product is MKNYHVSLLALAIGVLSVFGCTPTEEPTPLQDGLGEGEYIPLKELFKDHFPIGAAVTPNHMDSRTPHGRALIEHFNSLVAENVMKPDALQRVKGTYTWTNADRIVQFAKENNMMVRGHTLTWHSQTPDWFFYDENGDLHTPEVAMKQLEEHITAVVSRYKGDVYAWDVVNEAMFDWDPNGQIIYREDSPWYKIMGPAYIDSAFVYARRADPDAKLFYNDYNSIFSWKRNKIFDLVKRLKDNNIPIDGVGLQGHWTVGVSEQDLRTTLDLFRSLGVEIQITELDLSVYLSNDEPGSTIYTDAFNMRQRIAYPMLMKVLLDYSDIITGVTFWGIGDDASWLDTPGRKHFPFLLDEQLQPKPAYFEVQKLIRR
- a CDS encoding glycoside hydrolase family 43 protein, with translation MKRVRKYITALIYSFLLSSSVWAQNPIIQTSYTADPAPLVYNNKVYLYTSHDEPESTWFTMNDWKLYTTEDMVNWTDHGSVLSYKDFEWGKINAWAPHAIERNGKFYLYVPVTDLNNRNGIGVAVSDSPYGPFIDPIGKPLISNSSADIDPAVFIDHDGQAYIYWGNPVCHYAKLNEDMISIDGEIGQFPNTIEAFGKRKAEDSQRPTTYEEGPWMYKRHDLYYLLFAGGELPEHIGYSTGPSPLGPWTYRGVLMPAEGRSFTNHPGIIDFKGKTYLFYHNGALPGGGGFTRSVAVEEVEFNTDGTIKPMKMTAGITKSLGSINPYMKNEAETIAWSEGVKAKSNAVVGNFVIATTNKSYIKVVGVDFRDQGPSKFYARVGTTHNGGVRMEVRVGSKDGQLVAEVSVPLTGGDDRWTIVSGDVANMSGVHDLYFVFKGKAPSNILNFDYWRFTK
- a CDS encoding glycoside hydrolase family 97 protein, with protein sequence MELFKKSYRQRRESMQFNSLFVNRVFRTISLGINRQLGAFLVLLYFLGPYLSYAQENAKMESPNGQVGVSIFLEGGKLFYSVTYEQKSMLEKSPLGLETNAGSFTQELSFVKSLTGEEKKSYTQDRIKQSFIQYHANILTYTVKNSADQEISVHFQVSDNDIAFRYELPMWGETKGIVVERELTGYKFPSATTAFLSNMMRPMTGFARTAPSYESGYVADEPIANTNARLGYVFPSLFKIGNDGWVLLSETGVGSNFTASHLSAIQEGVYTVAYPQLEQNNGFGSSGAQLGLPSHTPWRTITLGNSLTPIVETTIPYDVVEPLYKPSTNYKFGKGTWSWIVWQDNSMNYEDQVAYIDLAAAMGFEYILIDAWWDERIGYDRMEELIRYANSKGVDVFLWYNSNGTVNDAFQTPLHKMNTSFARKNEMKWLKEAGVKGLKVDFFGGDKQETMRLYEDILVEANEHELMIIFHGATLPRGWERMYPNFVGSEAVIASEMLIFVQDTREKEAFYATLHPFIRNSVASMEYGGVLLNKFLNKGNRRGQERLTTDIFQLATGVLFQNPVQMFGLTPNNLEDVEPFVLDFLKKLPTTWDETRYIAGYPGKFSVIARRLGEHWYIAGVNAEKTPQTVKLQLPMIQGKKVLLYNDDKAKHPTLQTVEIGKNGEFTVTIQSNGGFVLTNQK
- a CDS encoding glycoside hydrolase family 43 protein; its protein translation is MKIAFKFILIIAFSLYFHTSFSQNPIIEDFFTADPAPIVYNGVVYLYTSHDTASVTSTNYEMKDWLVFSSTDMVTWEYRGAPVSPQTFSWATGDAYAAHCTERDGKFYFYVSTFHKQDENSQGGAAIGVAVADSPTGPFVDAIGKALVVNEMTKDNEHGWDDIDPAVFIDDDGQAYIYWGNGSLKWAKLKNNMIEMDGPINILNPENFIEGPWVYKRNDLYYLLYASKGDKAEQIDYAISSSPEGPWEHKGMIMESVPNSFTVHPGVISYKGKDYFFYHNGALPTGGSYRRSICIDYMYYNEDGTIQKVIQTKEGVHAVQ